CACGGTACGCAATTTACATCGGCTCACGGTCACTTGGCGTTCTTTGGAGCATATGCGACTATTTTACTTGGTATGATGTACTTAGCAATTCAAGGCTCAAACGGTATTAAAGTTCTTAAGCATACTAAAGCTTCTATTTGGGCTGTAAGTTTAATTACATCAGGTGTAGTTGGTATGACCGTAGCGTTAACAATTGCGGGATATGTTCAAGTACTTGTGTCTCGTGCACAAATGGGTGCTACATGGGCTGCTTATTTTGACGGTCAATCCGGTATGTGGTTTGCACAAGCTATGGATTGGAGACTTGTTATGGGTGCGGTTACGTTCCTAGGTTTCTTATTCTTAATAAAAGATTTTTTAAGTACTGGTAAAAATCCGGTACATGAAAGATAAGGAGAAATATTATGTTTGAACCAATGGTAGATGTAGTACCAAGTTTTTTTGCTTGGTTAAATCAAGGTCCACTTACTCTAACTATCTTTCTTCACACTGTGATTGTACTTCCAATGATTTGGATTTACAAACAAGAGAAAGCTCGTTTAGAGCAAGAGGGTTAATAGGTCATTTAGTTTGCAGGGCTCCATTGGGGCCCTCGCTATATCTTTATTTTAGAAGGAGAAATAAAATGAGATTAAATAAGTTAGTTATGTCAGTTGCTGCTTTAGCAGTAGTTTCATCAGGTTTATTTGCTGGAACATCTAACATGGATGTTGAAAAAGTATTTGAAAAAGAGTGTCAAGGTTGTCACGGTCCAAATCACGAAGGTGGTGTTGGTTCTGATTTACGTCCAAAAGTTATCAAAGATAAAAACTCTTATGCATTAGCAGAGGTTATCTTAAACGGTCGTCCTGGTACAGCTATGCCTCCATTTAAAAATAAGTTTTCTAAAGAAGATGCTGATAAAATGGTTGATTACCTACAGCACTTTAAAGGTAAAAAAGTTAAACAACTTACTTTAGATAATGTAAAAGCTGGTTGGAAAACATTAAATGATAGAATGAAATTTTTCAAAAAATATCCACACGCTGTAGATGTTAAGAAAAATACTGATATTTGTTTCGTAACAGAGCGTGATGCTTCAAGAGTTGCGTTCGTAGATGGTACAAACGGTAAAATTCTTTCTAAGCATGAAGCTGGTTTCGCTGTTCACGTAACAGTTACAAATAAACGTCAACCTCGTTATGCATACTCTGTATCTCGTTCAGGTTTAGTAACAATGTTTGACCTTAACACTCCGGGTCAGCAAAAAATTGCTCAAGTACAAGTTGGTGAAGAATCACGTGGTCTAGCGGTATCTCCAGACGGTAAATACCTAATGGCTGGTAACTATACTCCGGGTGGTGCTATTTTAATGGATGCTATGACTCTTGAGCCATTAAAAGTATATCCTACTTCTTCGGTAATCGATCCTGATGGAAACATCGGTTCTTCTCGTGTAGCTGGTATCTTTGATACTCCATACGGTCCGTATATTGCATTTGCACTTAAAGATGGTGGTCACGTTTATATCGTAGATTACTCTAAACCTGATTTCCCAATCGTTGGTGATATTCCAAATATCGGTAAAATTCTTCACGATGGTTTCTTAAATGAAGGTAAAGAGATTGGTAGATATTTATTTATCGCTTCTCAAGGTTCGGATGTTGTTGGTGTAGTTGATTTTAAAACTAAAGCTCTAGTTACTAAA
The genomic region above belongs to Sulfurimonas lithotrophica and contains:
- a CDS encoding nitrite reductase, encoding MRLNKLVMSVAALAVVSSGLFAGTSNMDVEKVFEKECQGCHGPNHEGGVGSDLRPKVIKDKNSYALAEVILNGRPGTAMPPFKNKFSKEDADKMVDYLQHFKGKKVKQLTLDNVKAGWKTLNDRMKFFKKYPHAVDVKKNTDICFVTERDASRVAFVDGTNGKILSKHEAGFAVHVTVTNKRQPRYAYSVSRSGLVTMFDLNTPGQQKIAQVQVGEESRGLAVSPDGKYLMAGNYTPGGAILMDAMTLEPLKVYPTSSVIDPDGNIGSSRVAGIFDTPYGPYIAFALKDGGHVYIVDYSKPDFPIVGDIPNIGKILHDGFLNEGKEIGRYLFIASQGSDVVGVVDFKTKALVTKIYTGPASKPHPGQGSSWFHEGLNQQLGATVNMNLGQVTIWDDNFDVVRQIPIGGGGLFIGTSEHTPFLWADNVLGSSAVWNQVHLINKQTLELDRIITVGTSKGTVTDPVTHKTLYSWNVPTVKGKDGKAVTPRILHAEPANHGHWTMISEWNTGRIGIYEAKTGKFVKYIKGLTTPTFTYSIEHRQTIPGA